The following DNA comes from Maylandia zebra isolate NMK-2024a linkage group LG6, Mzebra_GT3a, whole genome shotgun sequence.
TAAATATACTTTCTGGGTACCGGATAACGACAgggtattttaaattaaaaaaaagagtacaAATTATAACTATATTGAGAGCATACTGGCCAGCAACATGGAAGTAATCATGGCTATGGATGAAAGTGCTTCCCTATGCTCTAACATAGACTCTATATTAAAAGTGGATGCAGTCACTGTGACCCCTTTCAAGACATCAAGATGTACTGCATATTTTGAAACCTCAAGACTAGGTTTCAAAAGATCTATTTGGATAgggtgaccatattttgatttccaaaaaagaggaCATAAAGAACTTTAATAATACTTTTTGCTTAAAGAAAACTAACTATGTAAACAATGCCTTctctgtgcagttaataaatgGTGAAATACAAAATGTCCCATAAGCTTTTACAAGTCAACAAGACCTGGTCAGAACCCCCTCAGGTAGGTAGattgtggtgtttaaatgatgctcacaccagcatccatccttccatgcaaggcaggatggatccatggtTTCTTGTTCTTTCCATCAAATTCAATCTACAATCtgaatttcaaagtaaaactatTAGTCTTTTTAGTCATTTCCAGAcagttctctgtaaaccctagggTTAGATGTGTGGGAAAAGCCCAGTAGACCAGTTTCTGAACAAATTCGGACCAgtctgtctggcaccaacaaggacacaacattcaaagtcacttaaatcacatttctttCCTGATCTGATCTTCTGCAGGCCATCTTGACAAGTGTAAATGCACTAAGTTGCTGTAATGTGATTGATAAGCTAACCTCACGTTCaggtgtgattggctgattgtttccaaggacaaaaaacaaataacagtgATATTTCTAGCTTCACTGGATTAAGCTTTTGGCTTAATGGCAAATCCTTGTATCAGATCCACTAAGTCTCCAATATCTGGAATAATCAACATTAAGTTTAAGAGTTTGTTAAGACTACAATTACAAAACACACAGGAACAATTATTAGGATTTATTGTCTTCACAGTTCTAGTCACATAACAGCAACTGtgcttaaaaaacacattacatttacactgcttCTCCAACCACTTCAGAAATTTCTCTGTAGAGAGTTAAAGGTATATtatataacaaaaataatttaatattttcttatttttctaaaATCCCATTATTGATTATTTACCACTATCAGCTGTTGTTTTGGTCTCCCCAGAGGTCTTGTAGCTTTTTTGGGCTTCTTGTTATGAGTCTTCACATGTGCTTGATAACCCTGATAATAATAGAAACACTTCCCGCACATCTTACACGTGTACGGGTTCTCTCCAGTGTGAACTCTCAGGTGGGCTTTAAGAGTATCTGCTCTGGAGTAACGTTTACCACAGATCGAGCACAGGTGAGGTCGCTCTCCAGTGTGAGTTCTGAGGTGCAACTTTAGATAGGAAGAGCGTGAAAACGCCCTCCCACACTGATCGCAATGGTAATTCTTTTCTCCGGTGTGAGTGAGCATATGTATTTTAAGCATTTTAGCCGTAGTGCAGTGTTTCCCACAGGCGGAACAGAAGAAAAGGGAATCTCCTGAGTGGAGCCGCATGTGGATTTTAACGCCATTTTCCTGTTTGAATCTCTTGCCGCAGTCGGGACATGCGTAGGGTTTCTTGTGAGTCTCACGGTGTTCCTCTAGCTGATGTTTCTCAGGGAAGTCCATTCCACACTCCCCACACACGTGAACTGTAGCAGGCGATTCTTTAGGCTCGCTCTTCTTTTGAACTAAGGTCCACTTTGGAAGCTCACCTGTGAGGAGGAACAAATACAGTGACTGATAGATACAGATGGGCAATTAAATAAAGAAGAAACATCGTGATACACAAGAGGAGAAACTCAACGGATGCTTTCATGAGCACAACTGAATTAATCACATGACTGCTTGTGGTTAAAGTGTCCTGAGCACAGCAGGAGGTTCCTCTCACCTCTGTGAACtttcatgtgtgttttgagGTTTCCACTCTGGGTGAATCCTCTCCCACATAtaaagcatttgaaaggtcTTTTTCCCGAGTGAATCACAAGGTGGCGCTGCAGTGCATTGTACCGAGGGAACACTCTACTACAGGTCTGACACTTGTAGATCTTCTTCGGTCTGCGAAGCGCCTGCGGCGGTTTTATCTCTTCGGTCTTGTAAGCGAGGCCGGTGTGCTCACTGGTGGATTCTGAACTCGCACCTAAAAATTCTcctgaacaaaaataaatacctgaaaataataatattcaGAACATTAGTGTGAGTATGGAAGGCATCGAGCACTAGCAGCAAAACTCTGTTTAGATTACTGCTGCATTAAAGAGATAAAAACATTCTTCTGATTCAATCACGCTTATATGCAAAAATCAAAACATCAAGAGATTTTTCTGCGACCTTAAAAATCTTTTATGGCCAGCAGAGGATATTTTTATGTGTCTTGTGGATCGGATcttataaagaaaaaatatgacatcaaaataaaatagtcTAACTTACCTGTAGGTGCTGCTTCATGATCTTGCTCCCGTGTTTCAGCTCCGTGGCCTTCCTCTGTTTTCCACTGTGAACACATGAAGTTTTAAACTGTCAGCATTTGCCTGAGCAAAGGCTCCACAGTGGAGTGGTTATCACATTtgcccaaaaaacaaacaatgtcaGGAGGACTCACAGATCCTTTTGAGGTTGTGCATCTGGTACAAAAACTTCAACATGTAGAACTACTCGCTGTGGTGCGCTGCATGTTGAAGTTGCGGTACTTCAACATGTGGGTGTTTCCGAAAGGCACAATTCATTCTGGGTGATACATCTGGGTTTTGAACCGACATGCTCTCATATTTGCACAATACTCCAGGGTCTCCTCCCGTTAGGAGATACCCAAACCACTTTAACTGGCTCCTTTCtatgtggaggagtagcagtATTGAATGACCGAGCTCCTTGCCCTACCTCTAAGGAAGAGCCCAGCCAGTCTTCAAAGGAAACTCATTGTGAAATGAGTTTAAATCGACACCTATGCTTTTACTTTCAGCTCTCCCCAATCTATCTGTGAACTGGTTCCAGAGCCTGAGCTATGGACTGAGGTGAGCTTGGCTACATCTAGTTGGTATCTCACAAAAGCGccggctccttccccaccagagaggtgacgtgCCACGTATCAGATTTGTAAGCCAAGGATCAGAGAGCCAGGGCCTCCGCCTCTGACTGCCACAGATCACCGAACACCTATGGCCTGCTCTGTGAGTTGTGGGCCCATAAGAGGATGGACCCACATCATCCTTTTTCAGGTTGAGCAACCAAATGCTTGTCCCCAAGCCTATACCCTGAGTCTGGATCCAGGTAAGACTTCAGTAAGCCTGTCCCGGGTACCCGGTTTAAAGTATA
Coding sequences within:
- the LOC101477814 gene encoding uncharacterized protein LOC101477814 isoform X4, yielding MSSVDRAENWVCSPGEDKDVSTSEDEDGVSDNKDEDYIPPVYIHSGSASKTNMHSDAPESISKGDASHETAEPMEQLPGGMEKTKVQRNRPHHQLGNQERNAANKHLQWKTEEGHGAETREQDHEAAPTGIYFCSGEFLGASSESTSEHTGLAYKTEEIKPPQALRRPKKIYKCQTCSRVFPRYNALQRHLVIHSGKRPFKCFICGRGFTQSGNLKTHMKVHRGELPKWTLVQKKSEPKESPATVHVCGECGMDFPEKHQLEEHRETHKKPYACPDCGKRFKQENGVKIHMRLHSGDSLFFCSACGKHCTTAKMLKIHMLTHTGEKNYHCDQCGRAFSRSSYLKLHLRTHTGERPHLCSICGKRYSRADTLKAHLRVHTGENPYTCKMCGKCFYYYQGYQAHVKTHNKKPKKATRPLGRPKQQLIVVNNQ
- the LOC101477814 gene encoding uncharacterized protein LOC101477814 isoform X1: MAEEQAQTSNEEPVPLFLITSNTAQQNKRKKLADKERVEEGVSDEARINIGAAFQRWREIRELKGFKTDAEFATFLLDRDADFEKEELSFSEAEKPSAQVSMSSVDRAENWVCSPGEDKDVSTSEDEDGVSDNKDEDYIPPVYIHSGSASKTNMHSDAPESISKGDASHETAEPMEQLPGGMEKTKVQRNRPHHQLGNQERNAANKHLQWKTEEGHGAETREQDHEAAPTGIYFCSGEFLGASSESTSEHTGLAYKTEEIKPPQALRRPKKIYKCQTCSRVFPRYNALQRHLVIHSGKRPFKCFICGRGFTQSGNLKTHMKVHRGELPKWTLVQKKSEPKESPATVHVCGECGMDFPEKHQLEEHRETHKKPYACPDCGKRFKQENGVKIHMRLHSGDSLFFCSACGKHCTTAKMLKIHMLTHTGEKNYHCDQCGRAFSRSSYLKLHLRTHTGERPHLCSICGKRYSRADTLKAHLRVHTGENPYTCKMCGKCFYYYQGYQAHVKTHNKKPKKATRPLGRPKQQLIVVNNQ
- the LOC101477814 gene encoding uncharacterized protein LOC101477814 isoform X2, which encodes MAEEQAQTSNEEPVPLFLITSNTAQQNKRKKLADKERVEEGVSDEARINIGAAFQRWREIRELKGFKTDAEFATFLLDRDADFEKEELSFSEAEKPSAQVSMSSVDRAENWVCSPGEDKDVSTSEDEDGVSDNKDEDYIPPVYIHGSASKTNMHSDAPESISKGDASHETAEPMEQLPGGMEKTKVQRNRPHHQLGNQERNAANKHLQWKTEEGHGAETREQDHEAAPTGIYFCSGEFLGASSESTSEHTGLAYKTEEIKPPQALRRPKKIYKCQTCSRVFPRYNALQRHLVIHSGKRPFKCFICGRGFTQSGNLKTHMKVHRGELPKWTLVQKKSEPKESPATVHVCGECGMDFPEKHQLEEHRETHKKPYACPDCGKRFKQENGVKIHMRLHSGDSLFFCSACGKHCTTAKMLKIHMLTHTGEKNYHCDQCGRAFSRSSYLKLHLRTHTGERPHLCSICGKRYSRADTLKAHLRVHTGENPYTCKMCGKCFYYYQGYQAHVKTHNKKPKKATRPLGRPKQQLIVVNNQ
- the LOC101477814 gene encoding uncharacterized protein LOC101477814 isoform X3, translated to MAEEQAQTSNEEPVPLFLITSNTAQQNKRKKLADKERVEEGVSDEARINIGAAFQRWREIRELKGFKTDAEFATFLLDSVDRAENWVCSPGEDKDVSTSEDEDGVSDNKDEDYIPPVYIHSGSASKTNMHSDAPESISKGDASHETAEPMEQLPGGMEKTKVQRNRPHHQLGNQERNAANKHLQWKTEEGHGAETREQDHEAAPTGIYFCSGEFLGASSESTSEHTGLAYKTEEIKPPQALRRPKKIYKCQTCSRVFPRYNALQRHLVIHSGKRPFKCFICGRGFTQSGNLKTHMKVHRGELPKWTLVQKKSEPKESPATVHVCGECGMDFPEKHQLEEHRETHKKPYACPDCGKRFKQENGVKIHMRLHSGDSLFFCSACGKHCTTAKMLKIHMLTHTGEKNYHCDQCGRAFSRSSYLKLHLRTHTGERPHLCSICGKRYSRADTLKAHLRVHTGENPYTCKMCGKCFYYYQGYQAHVKTHNKKPKKATRPLGRPKQQLIVVNNQ